One Mesorhizobium sp. J428 DNA segment encodes these proteins:
- a CDS encoding DUF459 domain-containing protein has protein sequence MSSIAPVFAQDRPRSLFDFLFRSNRPRPEVEIPEKLPPPTIKRKTPASASERSTPAPEAVAKAENARVVLVVGDFLASGLAEGLESAYATLPDVRVVVRANGSSGIVRDDFYNWPAEIGGIIEQEKPAAVVVMLGANDRQEMRVGDVREPKRSENWMKEYERRAVNLAKAVTDRSIPLVWVGMPSFKNSTMASDMLAYNDVYRSAAEAAGGSFVDIWDGFVDENGAFVSTGPDINGNPVRLRSGENGINLTRPGKRKVAFYAEKPLEKILGTARPAQIGAIGPNGLVPQAPGAVAPVDIDRTVPISLSDPELNGGQELLGATFKPGVEKPQTAAEKLTKEGIAPRPVAGRADDFGDGVPAKSATGIPPAAAEKTTAIAN, from the coding sequence GTGTCGTCGATCGCACCCGTCTTCGCCCAGGATCGCCCGCGTTCGCTTTTCGACTTCCTGTTCCGGTCGAACAGGCCACGGCCGGAGGTCGAGATTCCGGAGAAGTTGCCGCCCCCCACGATCAAGCGCAAGACGCCCGCGAGTGCGAGCGAACGCAGCACGCCGGCGCCGGAAGCCGTCGCCAAGGCTGAGAATGCCCGGGTGGTGCTCGTGGTCGGCGACTTCCTGGCGAGCGGCCTCGCCGAGGGGCTCGAGAGCGCCTATGCCACGCTTCCCGACGTGCGCGTCGTGGTGAGGGCGAACGGCTCTTCAGGCATCGTCCGCGACGACTTCTACAACTGGCCGGCTGAGATCGGCGGCATCATCGAGCAGGAAAAGCCTGCGGCGGTGGTGGTCATGCTCGGCGCGAACGACCGCCAGGAAATGCGCGTCGGCGACGTGCGCGAACCGAAGCGTTCCGAGAACTGGATGAAGGAATACGAGCGGCGCGCCGTGAATCTCGCCAAGGCGGTGACCGATCGCTCGATCCCGCTGGTCTGGGTCGGAATGCCGTCGTTCAAGAACTCCACGATGGCGTCCGACATGCTCGCCTATAACGACGTCTACCGCTCGGCGGCCGAGGCGGCGGGCGGCAGCTTCGTCGACATCTGGGACGGTTTCGTCGACGAGAACGGTGCCTTCGTCTCGACCGGTCCGGACATCAACGGCAACCCGGTGAGGCTGCGCTCGGGCGAAAACGGCATCAACCTGACACGGCCCGGCAAGCGCAAGGTCGCCTTCTACGCCGAGAAGCCGCTGGAGAAGATTCTCGGCACGGCCAGGCCGGCGCAGATCGGTGCGATCGGCCCGAACGGGCTCGTGCCGCAGGCGCCGGGCGCGGTCGCTCCGGTCGACATCGATCGCACCGTTCCCATTTCGCTGTCCGATCCGGAACTGAACGGCGGACAGGAACTGCTGGGCGCGACATTCAAGCCCGGCGTGGAAAAGCCCCAGACCGCGGCGGAAAAGCTTACCAAGGAAGGCATCGCACCGCGGCCGGTCGCCGGCCGGGCCGACGATTTCGGCGACGGCGTCCCGGCGAAATCCGCAACCGGAATTCCCCCGGCGGCAGCGGAGAAGACGACGGCGATCGCGAACTGA
- a CDS encoding glutamate synthase subunit beta has protein sequence MGKVTGFLEIDRQVHKYQPASDRIRHFREFTLPMSDKEVEKQAARCMDCGVPYCHGPTGCPVHNQIPDWNDLVYNGDWDNAIRNLHSTNNFPEWTGRICPAPCEEACTLNLEDIPVAIKTIEQAIADKAYDSGYIVPQPAAAKTGKKVAIIGSGPAGMAAAQQLGRTGHEVHVYERESRPGGLMRFGIPDFKIEKHYIDRRVEQMQGEGVTFFCNVNVGVDKPLDELIAEYDAVLYCGGSEKPRPAGIPGTEFAGVHDAMPYLVQQNKRVGGEPIASVAWAADPILANGKHVVVVGGGDTASDCVGTAFRQGAVRVTQLDIRPQPPVKEDKLTVWPYWATKMRTSSSQAEGAEREFQVATLEFIGEDGALTGVKCCEVDEKRKPIAGTEFVIRADLAFIAIGFAGPMENGLASTAEGLKLNRDARGSTNVVANDKDYRTSVDKLFAAGDVRRGQSLVVWAIREGRQAARAIDEHLMGSSVLPR, from the coding sequence ATGGGCAAGGTAACAGGCTTTCTTGAGATCGACCGGCAGGTGCACAAGTACCAGCCGGCCTCCGACCGCATCCGGCACTTTCGCGAATTCACGCTGCCGATGTCGGACAAGGAGGTCGAGAAACAGGCCGCGCGCTGCATGGATTGCGGCGTGCCCTATTGCCACGGCCCGACGGGCTGCCCGGTCCACAACCAGATCCCGGACTGGAACGACCTCGTCTACAATGGCGACTGGGACAACGCGATCCGCAACCTCCATTCGACGAACAACTTCCCGGAGTGGACCGGCCGCATCTGCCCGGCGCCCTGCGAGGAGGCGTGCACGCTGAACCTCGAGGACATCCCGGTCGCGATCAAGACGATCGAGCAGGCGATCGCCGACAAGGCCTATGACAGCGGCTACATCGTGCCGCAGCCGGCGGCCGCGAAGACGGGCAAGAAGGTCGCCATCATCGGCTCGGGGCCCGCCGGCATGGCGGCGGCGCAGCAGCTCGGCCGCACCGGGCACGAGGTGCATGTCTACGAGCGCGAGAGCCGTCCGGGCGGGCTGATGCGCTTCGGCATTCCCGACTTCAAGATCGAGAAGCACTATATCGACCGCCGCGTCGAGCAGATGCAGGGCGAGGGGGTCACCTTCTTCTGCAACGTCAATGTCGGCGTCGACAAGCCGCTCGACGAACTGATCGCCGAGTATGACGCGGTGCTCTATTGTGGTGGCTCCGAAAAGCCGCGCCCGGCGGGCATTCCGGGCACGGAATTCGCCGGCGTGCACGATGCGATGCCGTATCTCGTGCAGCAGAACAAGCGCGTCGGCGGCGAGCCGATCGCCTCCGTCGCCTGGGCGGCGGATCCGATCCTCGCCAATGGCAAGCATGTGGTGGTGGTCGGCGGCGGCGACACCGCATCCGACTGCGTCGGTACGGCGTTCCGCCAAGGCGCCGTCCGCGTCACGCAGCTCGACATCCGCCCGCAGCCGCCCGTCAAGGAAGACAAGCTGACAGTGTGGCCCTACTGGGCGACCAAGATGCGCACCTCGTCCAGCCAGGCCGAGGGCGCGGAGCGCGAGTTCCAGGTCGCGACGCTGGAGTTCATCGGCGAGGACGGCGCGCTGACCGGCGTGAAGTGCTGCGAGGTCGACGAGAAGCGCAAGCCGATCGCCGGCACCGAATTCGTCATCCGCGCAGATCTCGCCTTCATCGCGATCGGCTTTGCCGGACCGATGGAGAACGGGCTTGCGTCTACGGCCGAAGGGCTGAAGCTCAACCGCGATGCGCGCGGCTCGACCAATGTCGTGGCCAACGACAAGGACTATCGCACCTCTGTCGACAAGCTGTTCGCCGCCGGTGACGTGCGGCGCGGCCAGTCGCTGGTCGTCTGGGCGATCCGCGAGGGCCGGCAGGCCGCCCGCGCGATCGACGAGCATCTGATGGGATCTTCGGTCCTGCCGCGATAG
- a CDS encoding type II toxin-antitoxin system VapC family toxin, with the protein MRYLLDTNVVSNIYKFPNGAAANRVRNLEVGDLGTSIIVAAELRFGYTKADSPKLERLIEQTLASFEIAPWDTPADFAYARIRTLLERTGRIIGQNDMLIAAHTVALGVTLVTDNEREFDRVPGLKVENWLRDAPVDRE; encoded by the coding sequence GTGAGGTATCTGCTCGACACGAATGTGGTCTCGAACATCTACAAGTTTCCGAATGGTGCCGCTGCAAATCGGGTGCGGAACTTGGAAGTGGGAGACCTCGGAACCAGCATCATCGTGGCTGCCGAACTGAGGTTTGGTTACACGAAAGCGGATTCGCCCAAGCTGGAGCGGCTGATAGAGCAGACCCTGGCAAGTTTTGAGATCGCACCTTGGGATACGCCAGCCGACTTTGCATACGCGCGCATACGGACATTGCTGGAACGCACAGGCAGGATAATCGGCCAGAACGACATGCTTATCGCCGCTCACACGGTGGCACTCGGGGTGACGCTGGTGACGGACAACGAACGCGAATTCGATCGCGTTCCCGGACTGAAAGTAGAGAATTGGCTGCGGGATGCTCCCGTGGATCGTGAGTAG
- a CDS encoding antitoxin, producing MNAHDNKTRTASLFRNGRSQAVRIPKEFELEGDEVTISRQADGSLTISPGRKRRSPRELIDWLRQQPPLTDDEFPEIEDFPPDPVDLDLPK from the coding sequence GTGAACGCACACGACAACAAAACGCGCACCGCCAGCCTTTTCCGCAATGGGCGGAGTCAGGCGGTGCGCATTCCTAAGGAATTCGAGCTTGAGGGAGATGAAGTCACGATCAGCAGGCAGGCCGACGGCAGCCTTACGATCTCACCCGGCAGGAAACGGAGGTCTCCTCGCGAGCTCATCGACTGGTTGCGGCAGCAACCGCCGCTGACCGACGACGAGTTTCCGGAAATAGAGGATTTCCCGCCCGACCCGGTGGACCTGGACCTTCCGAAGTGA
- the gltB gene encoding glutamate synthase large subunit encodes MTDMTPSLTTELAARTQGNARAVKTQPGRVGLYDPRNEHDACGVGFIAQMKNVKSHQIVKDGLFILENLTHRGAVGADPLMGDGAGVLVQIPDKFFRREMAAQGVELPPVGQYAVGHWFMPRDEAKRLHVEDLIRESAASEGVPLLGFRDVPVDNESLSKAPDIAAAEPVHRQVFFGRPAEASSDDEYERWLYILRKVISGRLYHEHDNKDVGAYCVSLSSRTIVYKGMFLAYQVGAYYKDLSDPDFESALILVHQRFSTNTFPSWKLAHPYRMVAHNGEINTVRGNVNWMAARQASVDSELFGNDISKLWPISYEGQSDTACFDNALEFLTQGGYSLAHAMMMLIPEAWAGNKLMGADRKAFYEYHAALMEPWDGPAAVAFTDGRQIGATLDRNGLRPARYIVTDDDRVILASEAGVLPVEEKHIVKKWRLQPGRMLLIDLQEGRIISDDEVKSQIAAKHPYRDWLKNTQIILEDLKPVAPREPRRDVTLLDRQQAFGYTQEDTKILMSPMATTGQEAVGSMGTDTPISAMSDKSKLLYTYFKQNFAQVTNPPIDPIREELVMSLVSFIGPRPNIFDLVGTSRKKRLEVRQPILTNGDLEKLRSVGHTEDRFDTKTIDITYSSSEGAAGMHGALERLCERSEAAVAGGYNIIILSDRQVGPDRIAIPSLLATAAVHHHLIRKGLRTSVGLVIETGEPREVHHFCCLAGYGAEAINPYLAFDTLLDMHKRGEFPPEVDAGELVGRFIKSIGKGILKVMSKMGISTYQSYCGAQIFDAVGLKSEFVDRYFAGTATTIEGVGLDEIAEETVRRHSDAFGDNPVLRSALDVGGEYMFRMRGEAHMWSPDAVATLQHAVRKKSWETFKEYSAELDSAAARAKTIRGLFNIKLAEDAGRKPVPLESVEPASEIVKRFSTGAMSFGSISREAHTTLAIAMNRIGGKSNTGEGGEEPDRYKPLPDGSPNPERSAIKQVASGRFGVTAEYLVNSDMMQIKVAQGAKPGEGGQLPGHKVDATIAKTRHSTPGVGLISPPPHHDIYSIEDLAQLIFDLKNVNPAAGVSVKLVSEVGVGTVAAGVAKARADHITVSGYDGGTGASPLTSLKHAGSPWEMGLAETHQTLVLNGLRSRVALQVDGGLRTGRDVIVGALLGADEFGFSTAPLIAAGCIMMRKCHLNTCPVGVATQDPVLRKRFKGTPEDVINFFFYVADEVRELLAQMGYTHLDQIIGQSDLLEKRAVIDHWKAKGLDFTRMFYKPDAPKEETYWTQTQKHPIDDVLDRRLIAEAEPALVARQPVTIEATIRNVDRSAGAMLSGEVAKRFGHKGLRPDTINVKLTGTAGQSFAAFLARGVSFELVGDGNDYVGKGLSGGRIVIRPADDARIVAEDSIIVGNTVLYGATEGEAYFRGVAGERFAVRNSGAITVVEGVGDHGCEYMTGGVVVVIGKTGRNFAAGMSGGIAYVLDEAGDFAERCNMAMVDLEPVPEEDELLEKLHHHGGDIAHMGRVDVSGDMTRHDDERLYQLISNHLHYTGSTRAKHILDNWAEFRPKFRKVMPVEYRRALIEMERSRMGVAAE; translated from the coding sequence ATGACGGACATGACGCCATCTCTGACGACGGAGCTTGCTGCCCGTACGCAGGGCAATGCGCGCGCCGTCAAAACGCAGCCGGGCCGCGTCGGCCTCTATGATCCGCGCAACGAGCACGACGCCTGCGGCGTCGGCTTCATCGCGCAGATGAAGAACGTCAAGTCGCACCAGATCGTCAAGGACGGGCTGTTCATACTCGAAAACCTGACGCATCGCGGTGCGGTCGGGGCCGATCCGCTGATGGGCGACGGCGCGGGCGTGCTCGTCCAGATCCCGGACAAGTTCTTCCGCCGCGAGATGGCGGCGCAGGGTGTCGAGCTTCCGCCGGTCGGCCAATATGCCGTCGGCCATTGGTTCATGCCGCGGGACGAGGCGAAGCGCCTCCACGTCGAAGACCTGATTCGCGAGAGCGCTGCCTCGGAAGGCGTGCCGCTGCTCGGCTTCCGCGACGTGCCGGTGGACAACGAGTCGCTGTCGAAGGCGCCTGACATCGCAGCCGCCGAACCGGTGCACCGGCAGGTCTTCTTCGGCCGCCCCGCCGAGGCCTCGTCCGACGACGAGTACGAGCGGTGGCTCTATATCCTGCGCAAGGTGATCTCGGGGCGGCTCTACCACGAGCACGACAACAAGGACGTCGGCGCGTACTGCGTGTCGCTGTCGTCGCGCACCATCGTCTACAAGGGCATGTTCCTCGCCTACCAGGTCGGCGCCTACTACAAGGACCTCTCGGATCCGGACTTCGAATCCGCGCTGATCCTCGTCCACCAGCGCTTTTCGACCAACACCTTCCCGTCGTGGAAGCTGGCGCATCCGTACCGCATGGTCGCGCACAACGGCGAGATCAACACGGTGCGCGGCAACGTCAACTGGATGGCGGCGCGGCAGGCCTCGGTCGATTCGGAGCTGTTCGGCAACGACATCTCGAAGCTGTGGCCGATCTCCTATGAGGGGCAGTCGGACACGGCCTGCTTCGACAATGCGCTCGAGTTCCTGACGCAGGGCGGCTATTCGCTGGCCCATGCGATGATGATGCTCATCCCCGAGGCCTGGGCCGGCAACAAGCTGATGGGCGCCGACCGCAAGGCGTTCTACGAGTATCATGCCGCGCTCATGGAGCCGTGGGACGGGCCGGCGGCGGTCGCCTTCACCGACGGTCGCCAGATCGGCGCGACGCTCGACCGCAACGGCCTGCGGCCGGCGCGCTATATCGTCACCGACGACGACCGGGTGATCCTGGCGTCCGAGGCCGGCGTGCTGCCGGTCGAGGAGAAGCACATCGTCAAGAAGTGGCGGCTGCAGCCCGGCCGCATGCTTCTGATCGACCTGCAGGAAGGCCGCATCATCTCCGACGACGAGGTCAAGTCGCAGATCGCCGCGAAGCATCCCTATCGCGACTGGCTGAAGAACACGCAGATCATCCTCGAGGACCTGAAGCCGGTGGCGCCGCGCGAGCCGCGCCGCGACGTGACGCTGCTCGACCGCCAGCAGGCCTTCGGCTACACGCAGGAAGACACCAAGATCCTGATGTCGCCGATGGCCACTACCGGCCAGGAGGCTGTGGGCTCGATGGGCACCGACACGCCGATCTCGGCCATGTCGGACAAGTCGAAGCTGCTCTACACCTATTTCAAGCAGAACTTCGCACAGGTCACCAACCCGCCGATCGACCCGATCCGCGAGGAGCTGGTGATGAGCCTGGTGTCCTTCATCGGACCGCGGCCGAACATCTTCGACCTGGTCGGAACCTCGCGCAAGAAGCGGCTCGAAGTGCGCCAGCCGATCCTCACCAATGGCGACCTGGAAAAGCTGCGTTCGGTCGGCCACACCGAAGACCGGTTCGACACGAAGACCATCGACATCACCTACTCGTCCTCCGAAGGGGCGGCGGGCATGCACGGTGCGCTTGAGCGGCTGTGCGAGCGCTCCGAGGCGGCGGTCGCGGGCGGCTACAACATCATCATCCTGTCCGACCGCCAGGTCGGGCCGGACCGGATCGCGATTCCCTCGCTGCTCGCGACGGCGGCGGTGCATCACCACCTGATCCGCAAGGGTCTGCGCACGTCGGTCGGCCTCGTCATCGAGACCGGCGAGCCGCGCGAGGTGCATCACTTCTGCTGCCTCGCCGGCTACGGTGCGGAGGCGATCAATCCGTATCTGGCTTTCGACACGTTGCTCGACATGCACAAGCGCGGCGAGTTCCCGCCGGAAGTGGATGCGGGCGAGCTCGTCGGCCGGTTCATCAAGTCGATCGGCAAGGGGATCCTGAAGGTCATGTCCAAGATGGGCATCTCGACCTACCAGTCCTATTGCGGTGCGCAGATCTTCGACGCGGTGGGTCTCAAGTCCGAGTTCGTCGATCGCTACTTCGCCGGCACCGCGACCACGATCGAAGGCGTCGGCCTGGACGAGATCGCCGAGGAGACGGTGCGCCGCCACTCGGACGCCTTCGGCGACAATCCTGTGCTGCGCAGCGCGCTCGACGTCGGCGGCGAATACATGTTCCGCATGCGCGGCGAGGCGCACATGTGGTCGCCCGACGCGGTCGCGACCCTGCAGCACGCGGTGCGCAAGAAGTCGTGGGAGACGTTCAAGGAATATTCGGCCGAGCTCGACAGCGCCGCGGCGCGGGCCAAGACCATTCGCGGCCTGTTCAACATCAAGCTGGCTGAGGATGCCGGCCGCAAGCCGGTGCCGCTGGAAAGCGTCGAGCCTGCGTCCGAGATCGTCAAGCGCTTCTCGACGGGTGCGATGTCGTTCGGCTCGATCTCGCGCGAGGCGCATACCACGCTCGCGATCGCCATGAATCGGATCGGCGGCAAGTCGAACACGGGCGAGGGCGGTGAGGAGCCGGACCGCTATAAGCCGCTGCCGGACGGCTCTCCCAACCCGGAGCGCTCGGCCATCAAGCAGGTGGCCTCGGGCCGCTTCGGCGTGACGGCGGAGTATCTCGTCAACTCCGACATGATGCAGATCAAGGTCGCGCAGGGCGCCAAGCCCGGCGAGGGCGGCCAGTTGCCCGGCCACAAGGTCGACGCAACCATCGCCAAGACCCGGCATTCGACGCCGGGCGTCGGCCTGATCTCGCCGCCGCCGCATCACGACATCTACTCGATCGAGGATCTCGCGCAGCTGATCTTCGACCTGAAGAACGTCAATCCGGCCGCCGGCGTGTCGGTCAAGCTCGTCTCGGAAGTCGGCGTCGGCACGGTCGCCGCCGGCGTCGCCAAGGCGCGCGCGGACCACATCACGGTCTCGGGCTATGACGGTGGCACCGGCGCCTCGCCGCTGACCTCGCTCAAGCATGCCGGCTCGCCCTGGGAAATGGGCTTGGCCGAGACGCACCAGACGTTGGTGCTGAACGGCCTGCGCAGCCGCGTGGCGCTTCAGGTCGACGGCGGGCTCCGCACCGGCCGCGACGTGATCGTCGGCGCGCTTCTCGGCGCCGACGAGTTCGGCTTCTCGACGGCGCCGCTGATCGCGGCGGGCTGCATCATGATGCGCAAGTGCCACCTCAACACCTGTCCGGTGGGTGTGGCGACGCAGGATCCGGTCCTCCGCAAGCGCTTCAAGGGCACGCCCGAGGACGTGATCAACTTCTTCTTCTACGTCGCCGACGAGGTGCGCGAGCTGCTCGCCCAGATGGGCTACACGCATCTCGACCAGATCATCGGCCAGTCGGACCTGCTGGAGAAGCGGGCGGTGATCGATCACTGGAAGGCGAAGGGGCTTGACTTCACGCGCATGTTCTACAAGCCGGACGCGCCGAAGGAAGAGACCTACTGGACGCAGACCCAGAAGCATCCGATCGACGACGTTCTCGACCGCAGGCTGATCGCCGAGGCCGAGCCGGCGCTCGTCGCCCGGCAGCCCGTGACGATCGAGGCGACCATCCGCAACGTCGACCGCTCGGCCGGGGCGATGCTGTCGGGTGAGGTCGCCAAGCGCTTCGGTCACAAGGGGCTTCGTCCCGATACGATCAACGTCAAGCTGACCGGAACCGCCGGGCAGTCTTTCGCGGCTTTCCTGGCGCGTGGCGTCTCGTTCGAGCTGGTGGGCGACGGCAACGACTATGTCGGCAAGGGCCTGTCGGGCGGCCGTATCGTCATCCGTCCGGCGGACGATGCGCGGATCGTGGCGGAGGACTCCATCATCGTCGGCAACACCGTGCTCTATGGCGCGACGGAGGGCGAGGCCTACTTCCGCGGCGTCGCCGGCGAGCGCTTCGCCGTGCGCAACTCGGGCGCCATCACGGTCGTCGAGGGCGTGGGCGACCACGGCTGCGAATACATGACCGGTGGCGTGGTGGTCGTGATCGGCAAGACCGGCCGCAACTTCGCGGCGGGCATGTCGGGCGGCATCGCCTATGTGCTCGACGAGGCGGGCGACTTCGCCGAACGCTGCAACATGGCGATGGTGGACCTGGAGCCGGTGCCGGAAGAGGACGAATTGCTCGAAAAGCTGCATCACCATGGCGGCGACATCGCCCATATGGGCCGCGTCGACGTGTCCGGGGACATGACGCGGCACGACGACGAGCGGCTCTACCAGCTCATCTCGAACCACCTGCATTACACGGGTTCGACGCGGGCCAAGCACATCCTCGACAACTGGGCGGAGTTCCGGCCGAAATTCCGGAAGGTCATGCCGGTCGAATATCGCCGCGCGCTGATCGAGATGGAGCGCTCGCGCATGGGGGTCGCGGCAGAGTAA
- a CDS encoding low specificity L-threonine aldolase gives MIFSSDNWAGAHPSIAESLVRHAGGFAPAYGTSDLDKAVDATFSRIFERDVAVFFVGTGTAANSLAMAACYRPGGVAFCHSEAHMIVDECGSPEFLAGGIRLCPVTGARGKFSPDALSAAIDRYSARVVHSGQPMAVSITQATEVGTVYSLDEIEAVAGIAHAHGLPLHMDGARFANALVALETTPAEMTWKRGVDLVSFGGTKNGCWCAEALVVLDPAKATEIPFLRKRSAHLFSKSRFIAAQFEAYFAEDLWLASARHANAMTKRLADVLSSSNRVKLAWTPDANEAFAVMPRALMEELNAQGARFYPWATPASYEEPVADDETFCRFVTSFATRDEDIDAFRRLLMSK, from the coding sequence ATGATCTTCTCCTCCGACAACTGGGCCGGCGCCCATCCATCCATCGCCGAGAGCCTCGTCAGACACGCCGGAGGCTTCGCACCGGCCTACGGGACGAGCGACCTCGACAAGGCGGTCGACGCCACGTTCAGCCGGATCTTCGAACGCGATGTCGCCGTCTTCTTCGTCGGCACCGGCACGGCCGCGAACTCGCTCGCCATGGCCGCCTGCTACAGGCCGGGCGGCGTGGCCTTCTGCCATTCCGAGGCGCACATGATCGTCGACGAGTGCGGCTCGCCCGAGTTTCTCGCCGGAGGCATCCGGCTCTGTCCAGTTACGGGCGCGCGCGGCAAATTCAGCCCGGACGCGCTCTCCGCGGCGATCGATCGCTATTCGGCCCGAGTCGTTCATTCCGGCCAGCCCATGGCGGTCTCGATCACCCAGGCGACGGAGGTCGGAACAGTTTACTCGCTGGACGAGATCGAGGCGGTGGCCGGGATCGCCCACGCCCACGGATTGCCCTTGCACATGGACGGCGCGCGTTTCGCCAATGCGCTCGTGGCGCTGGAGACTACGCCGGCGGAAATGACCTGGAAGCGCGGCGTCGACCTGGTTTCCTTCGGCGGCACCAAGAACGGCTGCTGGTGCGCGGAGGCGCTCGTCGTCCTCGATCCGGCAAAGGCTACCGAGATCCCCTTCCTGCGCAAGCGGTCGGCGCATCTCTTCTCGAAATCCCGCTTCATCGCGGCCCAGTTCGAGGCCTATTTCGCCGAGGATTTGTGGCTCGCCTCCGCCCGCCACGCCAATGCGATGACGAAGCGGCTGGCGGACGTGCTCTCCTCGTCCAACCGCGTCAAGCTTGCCTGGACGCCGGACGCGAACGAGGCCTTCGCCGTGATGCCGCGCGCACTGATGGAAGAGCTGAACGCCCAGGGCGCCCGCTTTTACCCCTGGGCGACGCCTGCATCCTATGAGGAGCCGGTCGCCGACGACGAGACCTTCTGCCGCTTCGTGACGAGCTTCGCCACCCGCGACGAGGATATCGACGCGTTCCGCAGGCTTTTGATGTCGAAATAG
- a CDS encoding nuclear transport factor 2 family protein — MSSFAEFMDRREAAAEAYVRGRSDKVEAMASETEPSTFFGPDGKVLAGRSAIVESYQAGASRFGSDGESRLDVMQSAEGGDIAYWCGIQRAIVDLDGKAVPMNLRVTELFRRENGEWRLVHRHADFLRE; from the coding sequence ATGTCCTCATTCGCGGAATTCATGGACCGGCGCGAAGCCGCGGCCGAAGCGTATGTGCGCGGCCGGTCCGACAAGGTCGAAGCCATGGCCTCCGAAACCGAGCCGTCGACCTTCTTCGGCCCCGACGGCAAGGTGCTCGCCGGCAGGAGCGCGATCGTCGAATCCTACCAGGCGGGCGCCTCGCGGTTCGGGTCGGATGGAGAGAGCCGGCTGGACGTGATGCAGTCTGCCGAGGGCGGCGACATCGCCTATTGGTGCGGCATCCAGCGGGCGATCGTCGACCTGGACGGCAAGGCCGTCCCGATGAACTTGCGCGTGACCGAACTGTTCCGCCGCGAAAACGGCGAGTGGCGGCTGGTGCACCGCCACGCCGATTTCCTGCGGGAGTAG
- a CDS encoding Hsp20 family protein gives MRSVDFSPLYRSTVGFDRLFSMLDQIGQPDGGQTYPPYNIERTGEDAYRVTMAVAGFGENEISIEAHRNVLTVKGEKSEESANEGSELLYRGIASRAFERRFQLADHVEVTGATLKNGLLHVDLKRNIPEEMKPRKIAIATAAKPSKQIEAKAAA, from the coding sequence ATGCGTTCTGTTGATTTTTCGCCGCTCTATCGTTCCACCGTCGGCTTCGACCGTCTCTTCTCGATGCTGGACCAGATCGGCCAGCCCGACGGCGGCCAGACCTACCCGCCCTACAATATCGAGCGCACCGGCGAGGACGCCTACCGCGTCACGATGGCGGTTGCCGGCTTCGGCGAGAACGAGATCTCGATCGAGGCTCACCGCAACGTGCTGACCGTCAAGGGCGAGAAGTCCGAGGAAAGCGCCAATGAGGGCTCGGAGCTGCTCTATCGCGGCATCGCGTCCCGCGCGTTCGAGCGCCGCTTCCAGCTCGCCGACCATGTCGAGGTAACGGGCGCGACGCTGAAGAACGGCCTGCTCCATGTCGATCTGAAGCGGAACATTCCGGAAGAGATGAAGCCGCGCAAGATCGCGATTGCGACCGCGGCCAAGCCTTCGAAGCAGATCGAGGCCAAAGCGGCCGCGTAA
- a CDS encoding alpha/beta fold hydrolase, with product MTESLVDIPENPAPDWGEVERFSAHDGRSIRYARFPAQTRPLRGTVVILAGRNECIEKYFETIRGLSARGFGTAIMDWRGQGDSERLLRDRARGYVTSFDEYVSDLEKFFDDVVLPDCRGPYYILGHSTGSLIGLLATPRLFNRVRRMVLVAPLVEFVGLPVSMTALRRMTAFLYSLGLGTLYVSGGPRPKGGYPFAANKLTTDLARFARNTALFNEAPHLAMGGPTVAWVHAACVAAERVRDPDFAAKLHIPTLFVAAGGDEVVSTPAIEALSRTMRSGSVVTIDGARHEILQEADIYREQFWAAFDAFIPGEDAED from the coding sequence ATGACCGAATCTCTGGTCGACATTCCCGAAAACCCCGCGCCCGACTGGGGCGAGGTCGAACGCTTTTCCGCCCATGACGGCCGATCCATCCGCTATGCCCGCTTCCCGGCGCAGACGCGGCCGCTGAGAGGCACCGTCGTCATCCTCGCCGGGCGCAACGAGTGCATCGAGAAGTATTTCGAGACGATCCGGGGGCTCTCTGCGCGCGGCTTCGGCACCGCCATCATGGACTGGCGCGGCCAGGGCGATTCGGAGCGGCTGCTGCGTGACCGCGCCCGCGGCTATGTGACGAGTTTCGACGAATACGTCTCGGATCTGGAAAAATTCTTCGACGATGTCGTCCTGCCGGACTGCCGCGGCCCCTATTACATCCTCGGCCACTCGACCGGCTCCCTGATCGGACTGCTCGCGACCCCGCGCCTTTTCAACCGCGTGCGGCGCATGGTCCTCGTGGCGCCGTTGGTCGAATTCGTCGGTCTGCCGGTCTCGATGACGGCGCTGCGCCGGATGACCGCTTTCCTCTACAGCCTCGGCCTCGGCACGCTCTACGTCTCCGGCGGCCCGCGCCCGAAGGGTGGCTATCCCTTCGCCGCGAACAAGCTGACGACCGATCTCGCCCGCTTCGCCCGCAACACCGCCCTGTTCAACGAAGCGCCCCATCTTGCGATGGGCGGGCCGACGGTCGCATGGGTGCACGCGGCCTGCGTCGCGGCCGAGCGCGTGCGCGATCCCGATTTCGCGGCAAAACTGCACATTCCGACGCTGTTCGTCGCCGCCGGCGGCGACGAGGTCGTGTCGACGCCGGCCATCGAGGCCCTGTCGCGGACGATGCGGTCCGGATCGGTCGTCACGATCGACGGCGCGCGCCACGAAATCCTGCAGGAAGCCGACATCTATCGGGAGCAGTTCTGGGCGGCCTTCGACGCGTTCATACCCGGCGAAGACGCCGAGGACTGA